The stretch of DNA CGGTGACCCGATGAAGTCATGAAATCGATGAAGCCATAGGTTGTTCAAAGACTGCATGATGTTGTTCAGCCGTCTCGAGGCTCGGTCGATAATGTCACCGAGGCGAGGCACCAACGCTTCACCGATACGCCTCACGGTCTGCCTCAAATCCATGTGTAGAACGAGCCTCGCGTCTACGTCTGCGTCGTTTCGATCGACAGGACCGATGCAGGTAATCGCAGCATTTATAGGATCTCCATCGGAACACATCAGATGCATCTCACGCACACGTGTGACGAAAACCTTGAGCCACGCTTCTATCATTTGTTCCGCGTGGCTATTCCACGATAGCTTGAAGGCAAACATCCAGATGTTGCCAAGATCTGCAACGGATGTCGCAAGAAACGTGTCGTCTTCTTCAGTCTCTGCGGTTCTCGCCAAAACCCGGACAAAGTCGGAGATGTGGTGCTGGACTACAGATTCGATGTCTTTCGCAGCCAACATTTTCGCGATTGCAAAAGCGTCACCTCCTCTGAGgatcgacgccaccgcgggggcgtaTCCCAGCATTGAGCGCCACTCCTTGCACACCAACGCGGCGTTTCTCAAATCACTCGGTGAGCACGATGACTTCATGGCGTCCCCAAGGAGCGTCATCATGTCTTTCCCCGCGTACTCCATCTCCCAGGCAGAACCAGAACGATACGCTGGGGAGGATATACACTTGGAAGGAACATCAGCTAGCTCGGGCATCGTCTTCAAGGTCGCAAAGTGGCTCAGGCGTCTCGACCTCCTTATGTGGTGATTAGTTTTTCCTCTCGCTTGCGGCCGTCGCAGCCACGCCCACAATCTTTGAAGATACCCCGCGGGCGGTTGGTTTCCGACAGATccatcccccgcgccgtttTGCTGGCCCTTCATCTCGCCGGTTGCGGACCGTTTGCGGTTTACATCGATGGCGGCAACGCCATCGGTCACACGGTGCCGAGCGGATCGGGTTTTCatgcgtcgcgccgggaaGTGTGTAAGCCGCTTCGCCGTGGACCGAGTCGCTCTTCGCTTCGCAGAAACAGCCACTCTTCAAATTTGAACCATCCAACAGAAGGGTGCCCACTCAACACAAGATCTGTTGACCGCACCGGACTCACTCCGGTTCCGCGCGCGACATGTGGATCCGTCCGGCGATTCTCGGCGCGCAACCCAGCGGTAGGGGCGggtgcgcctccgcgacggtcggGGACATGTGCCTGTTCATCGGAGGCACCgatcgatcgccgcgggcgttcgACGAGGTCTGGATCCTAAAAATGGCTCCCGAATCCACCGACGGCGTGTCCTCCTCCGACTGGCGATGGATCAGGAAGAGCACCACTGTGCGGGGCGGGGGAACGCTtcccgcgcggacgggtgcgaccgccaccgcggttGGGCGCAAGGTGTACGTCTTCGGGGGACAGGAACCTTCGCGGGGCACGTGCTTCAACGACGTCGTGGTGCTGGACTGCGACTCGTGGGAGTGGTCGAGGCTCGAGATCTCGggcccgagcccgcccccgcggaacTCGCACGTCGCGTGCGTGGTCAACGGCGGCAGGTTGCTGGTGGTGTAcggcggctcgtcgccggaggtTGGCCCCATGTCGGACGTCTACCTGCTGGAcctggaggagggcgcggagcgGTGGATCCGGCCGAAGGTGACCGGCCAGGCACCCGAGCCGAGGGAGATGCACGCGGCGTGCGTGCTGCCAAACacgccgggcgacggggactgGAACGGAGACAGGGagatcatcgtcgtcggcggcagaggcggcgcgtccgtgctGAGCGATGCGGTGGTTCTGGACGCCCAGAGGCTCGAGTGGGTGAGGCGCGGGgatgtcggcgtcgcggtttGCGCGCACACGGCGGTTCCGTGGCGGTTGGGTCgatcgggcgccgcgctcctgtTTGGCGGTttcgggggcgccgcgctcagggGTAACGACACGGTCACCGTGGACGGAACCACGCTCAAGACGATCGTTAAGGGGGTATCCAGCGAGGACgtggcgttcgcgccggAGCCGAGGTTCGCGCATTCGTCGTGTCTCGTGCCGGGGGGCGGGATGCTCGTGTTCGCCGGGGTGACGCCCGAGGCggatctcggcgacgtcgccgtgtgGGTTCCCGACGAGCGGGCTTCCGGGGTGGTGCCGGCTTGCGATTTGGATTGATTTGGATTGATCGATGCTCCGTTCGTtgactagctagctagactTTGTTGTCATTGATACTACGAATGCTTCCTAAAGGCTACGGCGGCACCACCCGTTCGTCTCTGTCAGTAAAGAACCTCTCCTGTACCTCATGGTGCCGCTCGTAATTTGAACCAACCGTCATGTTCGACACCAACGCCCGCTCGTCGTAATCCGTCCCACCCACGGCGTTCTCCATccccggtcccgccgccgcgctgaacCCCCCCGCGTTGAAATACCCTATGCTTTTATCCGTGAGCTGCACCACCCGCTCCACGCTCGCCTTGTCCTCTATGCTCAGCGTCGTAAAGTTAACCAGCCCAAAGTCCTCCACCAGCTCGCACAGGCCCTTGGTCAGCTTCCCGTACTTCTTTCGCATCATCGTCTgccccggcgacggtgccgtGCCGATTGCATCCTGGTTCCCGTCCAGTATCCTGTCCGCCAGGTACTCGAGGTTCATGACGTCGGCGTAGTACTCAAGGTTGAAATCCAGCTCGCCGTACTTGTCCATGAGGTCCACCTTGGAGAGGACGTTGACATGCGGGGTTTCGAGGTGGAGCATGGAGGACAGGGACAGCATGAGCGCGGCTATGTACTTGGCGGGGTCCGCGCACAGGTGGCTGTCGATGAGGTGCACGGTGCATAGCCTCAGGTTCCATTCTGGTCCCGTGATGGCAGCCACTACCTCCCTCAGGGCATCGTGCATGTTGAAGAGCTCAACCTGGCCCGGGAGGTCGAAGAGCACGTACTTGCCCTCGGCCACGAGGGGGGTGACCCTCTCCTTTAGCCAGTCGAGATTCTTACTCACGTATTCTATGCAGTACACCATCGCGCCGTTCGGCCCCAGGTTGAACTCCcgctgcgcctcctcgagggtgatgagctcctcgacggagacggcgcaCTCGTAGGGCGGATCGTGGTTGGCGGGATCCAGGTTGATGACCGCGCATGGCCGACCAGTGAGCTGGAAAAAGTGCTGGATCCCGTTGCAGTACGTCGTCTTACCACTACCCGGAGGGCCGATGACCAGCTGACCGAaacccatcgcggcgagtgCCGTGAGGGTGCGCCGTCGGACTCTGCCTTCGTTGACCTAAGGGTAGCTCCTAGAACTCGATTTCGGTCGTCAGCCGCCAGACGAAACGGGCGGCGTGGCACGCGAGTCGCGTCTCCGACCTCCGCCGAGATGACAGAGCTCGCAGTTGATCGTTCGCTTTTGGTGCGTTCCGTCTCCCTTCTTCGACCGATACCGCACACCCGTGCCCCCTTCGAAACGAACTGCCACTAACAGGTGCCTACTCGTGGGGAATCTTCGACGCAGGACGAGAACTTCGGCGGGTACCGTCTGGCGAGGGACCTCCTCATCGAGGACCGGACCGAGGCGCACGTCCTAGAAACACCAGCGATGGACTCGTCAGCGGCGATGGGCAAGACTCTTGGACGCATCGCACACCTGGCCGCTTCGAGACGTAACCAGCTCTTCGACCTCGGAATTCAGCGCCCCGATCCCGGGCACGACGACTGCTTCGCCTTCGCATCCGAAGGCGGAGTATTCCACGCCGTGGACGTACCCCGCAACATCGACGAGCCCATCAAGGTCAGTCCCATCAACTCGATTCCCATCGTCGCCACGGAGGATCCCGCGGAAGGTCCACGCATGGgcccgtccatcgcgcgggcggcgaacTCGAACACGTTCGCCTTGtccacgggcggcggcgacctgtCCGTGACGTCGGAGGGTGGCGCGGTGCGCGGGTGCGAGCCGCCGACGTTCGGTGAGGATGGCGGGCGTAGACCGTTCGTCATCGAGTCGGTCACGCATAGGCCGGGATCGATGGCACTTCTCGTGTGGGCCGTATcaaccggcgcgggggccgcggtggagctcTTTCGCCTGACCGTCGAGGAAAGTCCAGACTCGAAAGCATGGACTCCGACGGGGGCCGCTGTGAAAGTGGCTGAgggaacgtcgccgcctctGTGGTGTAAGGTGGCGACATCATCGTCGGTCGACGAGGTTTTTGTGGTCGCCATGGAGACGGTCGAGGGGAGGAGCGTGAAAGCCAAAAGCGGTGAGCCCGTGCAGGAGTGGTTGCCGCAGGATGACGAAGAAGCGGAGGAGTGGATAGGCAACCCTGGATCCGCAATGGTGCCAAGTGATGGGAGGGGTATGGCAGCGTGGAAGGCGTTcaacgccgagggcgacagcgaagacgaggatgacgacgcgccgcgaaaCCCGTTTGACGCAGACCTAGAGGACGGACCTCTCCATGTGTTGATGGTGTCAGCCTGGTCCGACGAGGTAAAGACGACCGCACGCATGCCCAGGAACAAACCATGCGCCATCGTGCACGGCGGAGCACATATCGGTGTGAGTCACGGGGTGCACTGCCTGACCGTGTCGGTCGAAGCGGACGGGTCGGCGAGGCATGTCTCCACCAACCAGGCGCTCTCTTACGTCGCCAAGGGCAAACCCAACAGGAAGTTCGTCTTGGCCACCCCTGACGGaacctgcgcggcggtggtggagaCTAAGCGATCCAGCTTCGTGTACaggacccccgcgccggcgccgaatCCTCCCAAGAGCGGTCTGCATCAGATATTCGACCTCACGGAGAAGGTTGGATCGAAGCTTCGGGGTCTCCCCGCGGGGGGTGTCGCCCGCCAAAATTCCGCCGAGGCGCCCGTGCTCGGTGCCAGGCTGGTTTGTGAGAGCGATGACGGTAAGGGACGCGCGAGGCTAGTGATCCTCACCGAGGGCTTAATAGCGACGCAGGGTGTGAGGGCAATCACGAAAGAGTGAGGTAGCGAACAACTGCCATCCGACAACAATATCTAACAAACTCACTTCTTCGTCTTCCCCCGCACCAAGTTCTTGACCAGATTCTGAGGCGAGTTGACGTGCGGCAGACCCTTGAAGTCGTTCTCCGCGATCGCTTTGGAGaacacctccgccgcgcgctcagcCCTGGTGCATAGCGCCTCCACGccctccacgagcgcggacaGCCCCTCCTGCTGCATCGCCAGCttcctctccgcctcctcgacagccttcgcgagctcctcggcggtaCCACCCTCGCCGTTCTCAGCCgccagctccgcggcgatgagagCCTCGACCGCCTTATTCACCTCCTCCACGTCCTTCCTCATCTGCTCCATGGAGGCCTCGTCATCTGCCGACgctcccgcgagcgcctcctgcTCGAGCGCATCCCACTGCGCCTTCTCATCCTCCAGCTGCGACAAAACCGCGGCCATGGCCTCGTGCTTGGCATCCTTCAgatcggcgcccgcgtcgccgtcgttcgcgaacTTGATCTCCCCGCGCACGATCATCTCCTCCACCTTGAGCTGGAACTCGCTGAGGGCGTCCTCGAGCGacttggcagcctcggcgcccgcctcggggccaagctcctcgacgaggcgctcgcgctcgcgcttcaTCTCCAGCTCGCAAATCTCCTCTATGAGCATCTGCAGCCTCTCGCTCTCGGGGAGGTCCTCGGGGATATTCTCGTGGAGGGTCCAGGCCGGATCGTCCGGGGCGAAGACCGTGGCGGGGTCCAAGGAGCGGAGCCTCTCCACCTCGGAAAGGATTTCTTCGTCCCCACCCGTGGATCTTCGGCCCAACGCCGCGAAGTTGGAACCCGGGCCGGCACCGGCAGCCTTCGTGTCCTTGTTCTTCCTTCGCTTGTACTTGAATCCGTCCTCGACAACGACCTCCTTGCCCGTCCTCGCCATGCCtcgagtcgcgcgcggctccgAGGCCAGCTGCGCCTGTCGTCGCGGGGGAGCGGGAAAGCGGATCAGTCTGATGTTCAAATATTTTTGCCAAAAACGCGGGGAGAGGTGGCGCCGTGCGGGGTCCCAGCGCGGACGAAAGGTCCACGCaaccgtcgcgggcgagtgTTGGCGCGCACCTGACGCGTGGAGTTCACGTTGACCGGCTCCAGGGGAACctggggcgcgggggtctTGGACCCAAAAATGGACCTGCGGGTGGGCGGGGAGGGGCGTTCTGTGAGTGAGCGGGGACAACTTTTTTCGCGCGCTTCGTCGAGGGGAGGGGCCCAGACGGAGGGTAAACAGGTCGCGGCAAGATATTCGGGCACTTACTTGCGCCTATCGGCACCTTTACCCTTCGCCATCTTCCTCGCGCGAGCCCGTGAGCCAACGAGGCGCGACAGAAGTGTGCCTATCTCCGCTGGCTCCCACGGTCCATTTTGAACGGGAGCCAAGTTTTCTTCAGAGTGTACAGGTTCTGGGCCTTCTTTCTGACGATCCCACTGCGCGGCCACGCCCGAGGCACGATGGCCGACCAGGCAGGCCAGAAGAAGCCGTACGACTACCAGGAGCGGTACCGTCACGTCCGCCAAAAGCCTCTTTCGGTGTATTCCGTGGAGGTTAAGGGCGATGAGCGCACCCGCCCCGGCCTGTTCGCCAGGGTGCTCGATCCGGTGTACAGGGCTTCCACCctggacgagctccgcgtgcGATGCGTGGAGGCCAACGCGGTGCTGAACAGCTACGACATCTTCGACCGGGTAGATATCGAGATGGACGCGGGCCCCAGGGAGCATCCCGATAGCGCCAAGGTGACCGTCGAGGTGtccgagaagaagaagctcaaCCTCAAGGGCGGCGCGTACGTATCGCAGCAAGGCGAGGGTTCGATGGAGGTTAGCGTCGGGCTGAACAACGCGCTCGGGTACGCGGAGAAGCTGGACGTCGAGTTCATCAAGGGCCACGAGCGATCAAACTCGTGCACACTGGCGTGGAATCAGCCGCGGGTCGGTaacgtggacgtggacgtcgtcaCGCGTGCGTTCCAGCAGGTGTCGTGCTCCAAGAGGCTCTCCTCGTTTGACGAGACGGCGCGAGGTATCtccgtcaccgcggtgggcggcggacccgccaCCGTGGACTACTCGCTCGTGTGGAGGGAGATCGCGGATCCAACGCGTCTCGCGTCCAAGTCGATCAGGCAACAGCTCGGTCACTCGCTCAAGTCGTCGGTCTCGTACACCTACCAGGTTGACGAGCGCGACAGGCCGGTTCGACCGGGGGCGGGGTACCTGGCGAGGGTCCGGAGCGAGCTCGCCGGAGTGGGCTGGGACCCGCAGATGACCAGGTTTCTCAAGCACGAGGCGGAGGTCCAGGCGGCGCACacgcccgcggagggcgtcaCCTTCTTCGCGAGCGCAAAGTTGGGAGCCATGATGCCGCTGGGTCAGAACGCCAAGGACCCGGAGAAGGGAACGTGCATCGCCGACAGGttcttcctcggcggcgtcgggtctcTCAGGGGTTTCGAACCTCACGGCGCGGGGCCCAGCGACGAGCgaaggccgccgcccaccaaggctgcggcgagcGGAGAGAACCTCatcacccgcgacgcgctcggcggagACGTGCTGGCGCAGCTGTTTGCTTCCTACCAGCTGGAACCCGAGTGGAGCAAGTTGCGGGACATCGGCGTCTACGGACACTTCTTCGTCAACGCGGGGACGCTGATGCCGTGGATCACGGGCGAGCGCAAGAGGGTGAGCGGGAGGGAGCTCGCAGACTCGTTCAGGGCATCCGTCGGTGTGGGCCTGGTGTTCCCGCTGCCCGTGGGGAACATAGAGGTCAACTACTGTCACACTCTGCGCAGCCGACCGGGCGATCGGGTCAAGAACGGCCTCCAGATAGGTCTAGCCACCGCCTTGGCGTGACCTACGTTGTAAATCGCTTTCAAATTACAAGTTCTCGTGCTTCACGTTTGTCTCTCTTCCCTTCGCTTGAGGGCGTCGAGACTTTTGGTGGTTCCGCGTTGGCGTTCTTTGTTGTTcacatcgccgcgatgagctcctcggccattgtcttctcctccttgagctcaGCGGCCGTGGCGTCCATGAGCGACCTGCTCCGGTCGTCGATGGCCAGGCCCTGCACGATGCTCCACTTGCCCCCGGCGCACGTCACGGGGAACGAGTACATCAGCCCGGCCTCTACGCCgtacccggcgtcgccgcccggggaGATGACGCCCATGGAGGTCCACGTTCCCTCCGGCGTGCCGTGGACCCAGTCCCTGACGTGGTCGCacacggacgacgccgcggagagggcggAGGAGAATTTCctggcggcgatgatcgcggcgccgcgctgctgcaCGGTCGTGACGAACTCTCCGTTGAggtactcgtcgtcgttgaccAGCTCGCGCACCGACTTgccccccgcggtggcgtggtTGACATCCGGGTACTGGGTAGACGAGTGGTTGCCCCAGATGATGCAGTTCTTGACGTCGGAGACGGGCACGCCGGTGCGCTCGGATACCtgaccgagcgcgcggttATGGTCCAGGCGGGTCAGGCAGGTGACGTTCTCCTTGGGGATCTTGGGCGCATAGTTGGACAGGATCAGCGCGTTGGTGTTGGCGGGGTTGGCCACGACCACAACCTTGACGTCGGGGCTGGCGTGCTCCTGCAGGGCGGACGCCTGGCCCTTGTAGATGGCGACGTTCTTGGCCATAACATCCTTACGCTCCATTCCGGGACCGCGGGGGAACCCTCCGACCAtgaccgcgacgtcgacgcccttgCAAGCCTCCTCGAGGTTCACGGTGGCGACGATCTTCTTCACCAGCGGGTAGGCcgcatcgacgagctccatGGCGACACCCTTGAGCGCGGTCTCGGCAGGAGCAATGTCCAGGAGGTGGAGGATGATGGGCGTATCGGGGCCGAGCATAGCGCCACGGCATACCTGAGGGGCGAGCGCGTAGCCAATCTGGCCAGCGGCGCCCGTGATCATCACGGTGACAGGAGACACCATGTGGCGTTGGTGCGATCGATTGTGGTAcccctcgtcgcgacgttTCGTGAGTTGACAGGTCGAAATCTCACCTCCAGAACACAGGGCCCCCCGGCACGGAGACTGGGTGAAGATGAACGGCGGAAACTCGGAACTTCCTACGGTGAGTCTCGCATCTTTCATCGGAGAATGCGGCGGGTGCGTCGTGGGTGACGAACCCACCCCCGAGCAGCGCCTCACCGCCGGGCAAATCGACGCAGTCTTCAGACGCCACGGCTTTCTTTACCTGACGGACTTTGGCGTCTCCGAGGAGGATGTCAGGGTCGTTTTCAACAACATGAAGCGTCTCTTCGCGCTCAAtgacgaggagaaggccaagtTGAGCAAGTTCGACCCGAGGACGAACACGGGTTTCAGCAAGTTTGCCACCGAGGCTCTGAACACCCTCAGGCCCCCTGACCTTAAGGAGAGCTTCAACATCCGGTCGAGGAAGCACTACACAAACGATTACACAGGCACTCCCGAGGGCTTTGGAGACGTCGCCGAGTCATTCTGGGATAAGTTGGAGGAGGCATCCAGGAGGCTGTTCATAgcgtgcgcgctcgccatgAAGCTGCCGAGGGAGGACATGAGGTTCTTCGAGCGAACGTTCCGACGCTTCGACTTCTCCACGCTGCGGATGCTTCACTTCCCACCGGTGGAGGATTTCTCCCCGGACAAGCTCACGAGGGATGGCGACGCGCTGAGGATCGGCGAGCACACCGACTTTGGGATGGTCACGCTGCTCTtccacgacgccgagagcgcgggcgaggggctGCAGGTGAAAAAAGCCGATGCCGGGGCTGGGAACGATGCGAGCGGCGTGGCCGGCACAAACACCGGCTGGATCGATGCCATCAGCCgtggcggcgcgacggccatCGTGAACACCGGCGCTCTCATCGCGAGGTGGACGAACGACGAGTGGAGGGCCACGGCTCACAGGGTGGTGGTTCCCAACGATGCGGCCGCGGGAAGGGATAGGTATTCACTCGCCTTCTTTCTGGATCCCGACAAGGACGAGGTCATCGAGACGCACCCGCGGTTCAGCGACGCCGTTGACAAGTACAAGCCGATAACCAGCGGCGGGTTCGTCCAGATGAAGATCGAGGAAATGTTGAAGGTGCAGGGAAAGGCGACCTAACATATTAGGTAGACTTATTAGATCGATAGACTGTGCATAGACTAGATTATTACGGCTGCCTGAGGTTTGGCGGGAACGAACTTCTATACACCGTGTAAAGCGGCGTTTCAACCTTGCCCTTCAGTATCTGCGTCGGCTCCCCGGTCGTGCTGAGCCCGTCCGCCTTGTTGACCGTCTCCGGGGAGCTGAGGAACGACTGCAGCTTCTGATCGTTCTTCTTCCAGTGCGGGTTCTTCCTGTCGCTCTTGTGCCCAGCCTCCATGGACAGGAACCGACCTCGGCCCTTCTCCGGTCGTCCAAACATGTTGTGCAaaccgcccggcgccgcctccgccgcctcccaccCGCCAAACTTTTTCTTGGCCCAGCGCGCGCAgaactcgtcgtcctcgccgccccatCCCCAGAACGTGGTCGCGAACCCGTTGATGTCCCTGAAGAATTCCTTCCTGGACATGAACACCCCGCTGCAGTACCTGTTGTAGGGTATCTTGTATCCAAACTGGGAAATCTCCGTGGACAGGTGCCTGGCGTCCATCCCCTCCATGGAGCTGTACCTGTAGTCGACGCCCGGCAGCGGGAGCATGTCCACGTCGTGGAACACCACGTAGTcaacctcgggctcggcgaaCTTATACGCCACGTTCAGGGCCCAGCCGCGGTTGAAAGACCCGCCCGCCATCTGTTCGCCTACGTATATCCTGAAAGGGACGCCTTGCCCGTGGAGAAACGTTCGCAGGTGCGACGCGAAAACCTCGAGCTGATCCCTCCTATCCCGGTACGGTACGCACACTCCGAGCACCTCCCGCTGCCACACCAcggacgcgtcaccgggcaCCACCGTGTGGTGAAGCGTGGCGCTTCCCCCCTTGGTGGCGAAgtttgcggcggcggcgccgatgagcgAGTTGATGCTCTGCGGCAGCATTGACGAtttcttctcctccgccggcgcctccggtTCCGGCGCGACCACGTGCCTGTCTCCGTGGcacgccttcgcggcggcggcgtccgcgtgctCCTGAGCCCTCTGTAGCACCATGCTCTGCCACCGCTGCGCCTGTTTCTCCACCGCGCGTATCTTATCCtcgagcacggcgtcgcACGAGCCGTCTCCAACCGCGTCTGCGGATGCGCCGTTTCCGGCACCCGTCCCGCCCGCTCTCTTCCTCTCGGGCGTATCGAACGCCCCCGCGTGGTCGTccaggccgtcgccgccagctccgTCGCTCCTACTCTTCGAGTCACCTCCCCCGCGACCCCTTCCCGCGCCAACCCCGGCCCTGGTGGActcggacgcgaacggaCCGGTCCCGTCGCCCTTGTCCACGCTGATGGCATCCTTCCCGAGGCTCCGCTGCAGCGCGACGAGTTCCTTGATCTCTTCGGGGCTGGCCGCGCTGAGCTGATAGGCTATCGTGCTCCGATCGATACTGTGACCTATGAGCACGGACTGGCCCGGACGATCCCGCGCGTACCTCGTCGCCAAGCCCGCGAGGAACACcagcgcgagggtgccgacgaggCGCTTGCGACTGACGAGCAGGCGgaatcgcgcgcgacgaccgcggtcCTCGtggccgacggcgacacccTGCACGAACCTCGGCATAGCGActcacgcgccgccgactcgACTCGCACCCACGCCCTCTTCCAGGGGCCCGACCCTACTCCGGCCGCTCCGCCTGTCCGCGGCCTCAATTCTGCCCAGGACAGGATTCGAGCACTGCAGGATTGTCCTTCAGGATGAGCGCGTGAAAACGATCGCCAGGCTCACTGGAGAGCGCACGACAGAGGGTCGCGCCGGTCGGAGAGACCCGCTCCCGTCGTTTTGATCGATACATCTGTCACCATGGACGTGTTATCGATGATCATGGCCCTCTTCTTCATGCTGCTCGCCGTCTGGTCGCAGTCTCAGCTCGCGGCCCTGCAGCAGCCCAAAagcgaggcggcgcccgcgttggAGATCCTCTACAGCAAGCGGGTGGTGACGCGCGGGGCCGTCATCGCAGCGGCGGTACACGTCTCCGACGGGCGCGTACAGTCCATCGTGCCGATGCGTAATGCTCCTAAGGGCCCGAAGGTGCGCTCCACCGCATCGCACGACCCGCCAACCGCCCCCGGTCGATCCCTAGGTTTTATCCCGACGCCCGAAGTTCCACGAACGACCTAACGTTCGCCCCGATTCTCCCCGCTCATCCGACCGCAGGTGACCGACTACGGCAGACTCGCCATCTCCCCGGGCCTTGTggacgtccacgtccacctAAACGAGCCCGGGCGAGAGGAATGGGAGGGCTTTGAGACCGGCACCAAGGCTGCCGCTACGGGAGGCGTCACAACCGTCGTAGACATGCCGCTGAACTCGTACCCCACCATCTGCGACGCGGCCACGTTCGACGGcaagatcgccgcgtccaagggCAAGCTGCACGTGGACGTGGCCTTCTGGGGCGGGCTCGTGCCCCAGAACGCGCACAACGAGACTgtgctcgacgagctcatcgagcggggcgtcgtcggtttGAAGACGTTTATGTCGCCGTCGGGCATCGGAGACTTTGAGCAGAGCTTCAAGCCGGACCTGGAGGCGGCACTCAAGACGCTGGCCAAGCACCAGGTGCCTCTCATGGCCCACGCGGAGCTTCCCTCGGACGTGGACCTTGATCCCAACGCTGATCCCAGGAAATACGCCACCTACCTTGCGACTCGGCCGCGCAAGTGGGAGCAGGTGAGAACACACTTCGTATCGCGCATCTTTGGTTTTCTCGGCTCAGCGCGTCTGGCCTCTGCTCGCGTGGATGACGAGCGAACGTGAGCGATCACGTGCAAACAGCTAATCTTCTCACGGAgatgcccgcgccggtgtACGGCCGGGATTTGACGAGAACAAAAAGAATGTCATCCTTGCACTGACATGTGAGCAGAGGCTGCTCGGTTTGTTGGTTTTTCACCCGGACTTTGCGAGTAGGGACGGGAGACGCGGGATACGGTGACTTGATACCTCACCAGTAAGCGGAGACCGTTTTGTTTTTCAACACCTCGCTACATTACACATTGTGAAGGCCTTAGTATCAATCGGAAGTCCCTCCTGCATTTGGTGGAGGTGACTTGAAGCAAACTTTGGTACACTCCACCCGGTGGTTGTTTCTCGTTCATCCGCATTGGAGCTCACCCTCTTCTTCCCTTATCGCCGCAGGATGCGATTGCTCAGCTCGTGGAGATAGCCAGCACCACCGAGGGTGCGCCCATCCACATCGCGCATGTTTCAGACGCCGACAGCCTCGAGATGATCGCCGAGGCGGGTCGCCAGGGCAAGAGGATCACCTCTGAGACTTGCACCCACTACCTCACATTTGCCGCTGAGGAAATCCCGGACGGCAGCACGCTTCA from Micromonas commoda chromosome 3, complete sequence encodes:
- a CDS encoding cytosolic malate dehydrogenase (malate dehydrogenases (MDH) cytoplasmic and cytosolic; member of the family of NAD-dependent 2-hydroxycarboxylate dehydrogenases), which translates into the protein MVSPVTVMITGAAGQIGYALAPQVCRGAMLGPDTPIILHLLDIAPAETALKGVAMELVDAAYPLVKKIVATVNLEEACKGVDVAVMVGGFPRGPGMERKDVMAKNVAIYKGQASALQEHASPDVKVVVVANPANTNALILSNYAPKIPKENVTCLTRLDHNRALGQVSERTGVPVSDVKNCIIWGNHSSTQYPDVNHATAGGKSVRELVNDDEYLNGEFVTTVQQRGAAIIAARKFSSALSAASSVCDHVRDWVHGTPEGTWTSMGVISPGGDAGYGVEAGLMYSFPVTCAGGKWSIVQGLAIDDRSRSLMDATAAELKEEKTMAEELIAAM
- a CDS encoding predicted protein, whose amino-acid sequence is MNGGNSELPTVSLASFIGECGGCVVGDEPTPEQRLTAGQIDAVFRRHGFLYLTDFGVSEEDVRVVFNNMKRLFALNDEEKAKLSKFDPRTNTGFSKFATEALNTLRPPDLKESFNIRSRKHYTNDYTGTPEGFGDVAESFWDKLEEASRRLFIACALAMKLPREDMRFFERTFRRFDFSTLRMLHFPPVEDFSPDKLTRDGDALRIGEHTDFGMVTLLFHDAESAGEGLQVKKADAGAGNDASGVAGTNTGWIDAISRGGATAIVNTGALIARWTNDEWRATAHRVVVPNDAAAGRDRYSLAFFLDPDKDEVIETHPRFSDAVDKYKPITSGGFVQMKIEEMLKVQGKAT
- a CDS encoding glycosyltransferase family 7 protein (Beta-1,4-galactosyltransferase, related to b-glycosidases; expressed), giving the protein MLPQSINSLIGAAAANFATKGGSATLHHTVVPGDASVVWQREVLGVCVPYRDRRDQLEVFASHLRTFLHGQGVPFRIYVGEQMAGGSFNRGWALNVAYKFAEPEVDYVVFHDVDMLPLPGVDYRYSSMEGMDARHLSTEISQFGYKIPYNRYCSGVFMSRKEFFRDINGFATTFWGWGGEDDEFCARWAKKKFGGWEAAEAAPGGLHNMFGRPEKGRGRFLSMEAGHKSDRKNPHWKKNDQKLQSFLSSPETVNKADGLSTTGEPTQILKGKVETPLYTVYRSSFPPNLRQP
- a CDS encoding amidohydrolase — translated: MDVLSMIMALFFMLLAVWSQSQLAALQQPKSEAAPALEILYSKRVVTRGAVIAAAVHVSDGRVQSIVPMRNAPKGPKVTDYGRLAISPGLVDVHVHLNEPGREEWEGFETGTKAAATGGVTTVVDMPLNSYPTICDAATFDGKIAASKGKLHVDVAFWGGLVPQNAHNETVLDELIERGVVGLKTFMSPSGIGDFEQSFKPDLEAALKTLAKHQVPLMAHAELPSDVDLDPNADPRKYATYLATRPRKWEQDAIAQLVEIASTTEGAPIHIAHVSDADSLEMIAEAGRQGKRITSETCTHYLTFAAEEIPDGSTLHKCAPPIREAENRERLWEGIKNGTLTFVSSDHSPAPPEDKLVEEGDFLRAWGGISSLQFSLPATWTQALARGLTLADVAEIWSARPAAVVGLGAKGTISAGKDADFVVWDPEAEITVGEDWKVEHKHKLTPYHGMKMKGKIVATYLRGEKIYSSSDERGKYSHNHRAAGPYGRPLLRK